From the genome of Streptomyces sp. NBC_01317, one region includes:
- a CDS encoding tetratricopeptide repeat protein has protein sequence MSSHYWIQAPLRADRDRLIAGLVLPPVLATVSAHRHLRGPYTAVGTLLRRIAPETLRRDPALAQRHRIELQETTPELAGLVPAILRPLEANAKGPVALSRYPARLHSLRVCHGLVDFIESHLGGAGGQGPGDTPYTLVVTDVEHADPTDQEFLAVLLRRIPARLLTVVVATGLDTPPEQPGPVSESLPQALLAHTERIVSSDAGSASDSDGTAAPDDLAQAFVESDGVSDDTAVLAAYEALDPARRTALHDARAAVLAAAAEAEPSLRLGSLPYHLERGSARATDGVKALRWAQTRCKYLGLYATSVEYGRRGLLLVDAEQQPDYWWEFTRDTAVSLAAAGRADESAALQDEARQITIDPSVHMKLAYETGMLYARHFGPEKRDPAVARAWINQAIAIASVLEDPQERTFFSVFNRNGLALVATRTGGIDEALRLLDQGIERLDKELGLGERSWHRVGLRYNRAQANAMSGRLEDALADYAVVMKFDDSFSDHYFNRGNILRRLGRTEEALADYEHALTLEPPFPEGHYNCGDARLELGDITGALAEFDRTLVLDPRNTDALLNRAGVHAELGDEESALRDVATGLELDPGNAQLLSLKGRLLAERGEAESALDALAAALESDPDLSEAWAVKAEIAFGAGDLDTAAADFDRAIGLGGGIEIRYNRGLVYEAAGRFAEAASDFEAVLAETDDEDARAHRASCLRGERAGV, from the coding sequence ATGAGCAGCCACTACTGGATACAGGCGCCGCTGCGGGCCGACCGTGACCGGCTGATCGCCGGTCTCGTGCTGCCGCCCGTCCTCGCGACGGTCAGCGCACACCGTCACCTGCGCGGGCCGTACACGGCGGTCGGTACGCTCCTGCGGCGGATCGCTCCGGAGACGCTGCGGCGCGACCCCGCCCTCGCGCAGCGCCACCGCATCGAACTCCAGGAGACGACACCCGAGTTGGCGGGCCTGGTGCCGGCGATCCTCCGTCCCCTGGAGGCGAACGCCAAGGGGCCCGTCGCGCTCAGCCGGTATCCCGCGCGCCTGCACTCGCTGCGCGTGTGCCACGGTCTGGTCGACTTCATCGAGAGCCACCTCGGCGGGGCGGGGGGACAGGGTCCGGGGGACACCCCGTACACCCTGGTCGTGACCGACGTCGAACACGCCGACCCCACCGACCAGGAGTTCCTGGCCGTGCTGCTGCGGCGGATTCCCGCGCGGCTGCTGACCGTGGTGGTCGCCACCGGACTCGACACACCGCCCGAGCAGCCGGGACCGGTCTCGGAGTCCCTGCCGCAGGCGCTGCTCGCTCACACCGAGCGGATCGTGTCGTCCGACGCGGGGTCGGCGTCCGACAGCGACGGGACCGCCGCCCCGGACGACCTCGCCCAGGCCTTCGTCGAGTCCGACGGCGTTTCCGACGATACGGCGGTGCTCGCCGCGTACGAGGCGCTGGACCCGGCCCGGCGTACCGCGCTGCACGACGCGCGCGCCGCCGTACTGGCCGCCGCCGCCGAGGCGGAACCGTCGCTGCGGCTGGGCTCCCTCCCGTACCACCTGGAACGCGGCAGCGCCCGCGCCACCGACGGCGTCAAGGCGCTGCGCTGGGCGCAGACCCGCTGCAAGTACCTCGGTCTGTACGCGACCTCCGTCGAGTACGGCAGGCGCGGGCTGCTCCTGGTCGACGCGGAGCAACAGCCGGACTACTGGTGGGAGTTCACGCGCGACACCGCGGTGTCGCTCGCCGCGGCCGGCCGCGCGGACGAGTCCGCGGCGCTCCAGGACGAGGCCCGGCAGATCACCATCGACCCGTCCGTCCACATGAAACTCGCGTACGAGACCGGCATGCTCTACGCCCGCCACTTCGGCCCGGAGAAGCGGGATCCGGCCGTGGCCCGGGCCTGGATCAACCAGGCGATCGCCATCGCGTCGGTCCTGGAGGACCCGCAGGAGCGTACGTTCTTCTCCGTTTTCAACCGCAACGGGCTCGCCCTCGTCGCCACCCGCACCGGGGGCATCGACGAGGCGCTGCGGCTGCTCGACCAGGGGATCGAGCGGCTGGACAAGGAACTCGGCCTCGGCGAGCGCAGCTGGCACCGGGTGGGCCTGCGGTACAACCGTGCCCAGGCCAACGCGATGAGCGGCCGGCTGGAGGACGCGCTGGCGGACTACGCGGTGGTCATGAAGTTCGACGACTCGTTCTCCGACCACTACTTCAACCGCGGCAACATCCTGCGCCGCCTGGGCCGTACCGAAGAGGCGCTGGCCGACTACGAGCACGCGCTGACCCTGGAACCGCCCTTCCCCGAGGGCCACTACAACTGCGGGGACGCCCGGTTGGAGCTGGGCGACATCACCGGCGCGCTCGCCGAGTTCGACCGTACGCTGGTCCTCGACCCGCGCAACACGGACGCGTTGCTGAACCGGGCGGGGGTGCACGCCGAACTGGGCGACGAGGAGTCCGCACTGCGCGACGTGGCGACGGGCCTCGAACTGGACCCCGGCAACGCCCAGTTGCTCTCCCTCAAGGGCCGTCTGCTGGCCGAGCGGGGCGAGGCGGAATCCGCGCTCGACGCGCTCGCCGCGGCCCTGGAGAGCGACCCGGATCTGTCGGAGGCGTGGGCGGTCAAGGCGGAGATCGCCTTCGGAGCGGGCGACCTGGACACGGCCGCGGCCGACTTCGACCGGGCCATCGGGCTCGGCGGCGGGATCGAGATCCGCTACAACCGGGGTCTGGTGTACGAGGCGGCGGGCCGCTTCGCCGAGGCCGCGAGCGACTTCGAGGCGGTGCTGGCGGAGACCGACGACGAGGACGCCCGCGCCCACCGCGCCTCGTGCCTCCGGGGCGAGCGGGCCGGAGTGTAG
- a CDS encoding PIG-L family deacetylase has translation MTGRPLTLMAVHAHPDDEATGTGGILARYAAEGIRTVLVTCTDGGCGDGPGGVKPGDPGHDPAAVVAMRRQELEASCDVLKISDLEMLDYADSGMMGWPTNDAPGAFWQTPVEKGAARLAELMRHYRPDVVVTYDEYGFYGHPDHIQAHRITMAAVEMIAPETAAPTPKVYWTTMPRSVMRRFGEAMREFDEDTAGTEPDPAEAAEMAKIGLPDDEITTWVDTTAFSGQKFDALAAHASQGENIFFLKMGKERFGDLMGIETFVRVKDATGAAVPENDLFAGLR, from the coding sequence ATGACTGGCCGACCCTTGACGCTCATGGCCGTACACGCACACCCCGACGACGAGGCCACCGGGACCGGAGGAATCCTCGCGCGGTATGCGGCGGAAGGCATCCGTACGGTTCTCGTGACGTGTACCGACGGCGGTTGCGGTGACGGGCCGGGAGGCGTCAAGCCGGGCGATCCCGGACACGATCCGGCGGCCGTCGTCGCGATGCGCCGTCAGGAACTGGAGGCGAGCTGTGACGTCCTGAAGATCAGCGATCTGGAGATGCTGGACTACGCCGACTCCGGGATGATGGGCTGGCCGACCAACGACGCTCCCGGGGCGTTCTGGCAGACCCCCGTGGAAAAGGGCGCCGCCCGGCTGGCGGAACTCATGCGGCACTACCGGCCGGACGTGGTCGTCACCTACGACGAGTACGGCTTCTACGGCCACCCCGACCACATCCAGGCCCACCGCATCACGATGGCGGCCGTGGAGATGATCGCGCCGGAGACGGCCGCGCCGACCCCGAAGGTGTACTGGACGACGATGCCCCGATCGGTGATGCGGCGGTTCGGGGAGGCGATGCGCGAGTTCGACGAGGACACGGCGGGGACGGAGCCGGACCCCGCCGAGGCCGCCGAGATGGCCAAGATCGGCCTCCCCGACGACGAGATCACCACGTGGGTGGACACCACCGCGTTCAGCGGTCAGAAGTTCGACGCGCTGGCCGCGCACGCCAGTCAGGGCGAGAACATCTTCTTCCTCAAGATGGGCAAGGAGAGGTTCGGCGACTTGATGGGCATCGAGACCTTCGTACGGGTCAAGGACGCCACCGGCGCGGCCGTACCCGAGAACGATCTCTTCGCCGGCCTGCGCTGA
- a CDS encoding alcohol dehydrogenase catalytic domain-containing protein, which yields MTGDVMRVAVLRALGGPLEIETRPRPVPGPGQVLIRVRAAGLCHTDLHLADGSAVTPPLPLVLGHEIAGEVVTVGEGPDPGTDSRTEPGDRVLAYYYEGCRACAWCAEGSENLCPRPAAKVGFDTDGGLAEYYLAGARSLVPIADSVPFAEAAVLGCSGTTAVRVVRSVARVAPDETVVVVGAGGVGLSVIQVAVADGARVLAIDPHGPSRKQALAFGAADALDPLAGDPVARVLAATGGEGCHAVIDTVGDEHTPGRSVRMARTRGRVVLVGYTGRPATLDVLDVVVRETEIRGSVGATLADARTVMAMAAEGLIHGRVDAEYPLGEVNTALARLAAGDVTGRLVITP from the coding sequence ATGACCGGTGATGTGATGCGAGTGGCCGTGCTGCGCGCCCTGGGCGGGCCGCTGGAGATCGAGACCAGGCCGCGCCCGGTTCCCGGGCCGGGGCAGGTACTGATCCGCGTACGGGCGGCCGGTCTGTGTCACACGGACCTGCACCTCGCCGACGGTTCGGCCGTCACCCCGCCGCTGCCTCTCGTCCTCGGCCACGAGATCGCCGGGGAGGTCGTGACGGTCGGCGAGGGCCCGGACCCGGGTACGGACTCGCGTACGGAGCCCGGCGACCGCGTCCTGGCCTACTACTACGAGGGCTGCCGCGCCTGCGCCTGGTGCGCGGAGGGTTCCGAGAACCTCTGCCCGCGTCCGGCGGCGAAGGTCGGCTTCGACACCGACGGCGGCCTCGCGGAGTACTACCTGGCCGGTGCCCGCAGCCTGGTGCCGATCGCCGATTCCGTCCCTTTCGCGGAAGCCGCCGTCCTCGGCTGTTCCGGCACCACCGCGGTACGGGTCGTACGGTCGGTCGCCCGCGTCGCCCCGGACGAGACCGTCGTGGTCGTCGGGGCCGGCGGCGTCGGCCTCTCCGTGATCCAGGTCGCGGTCGCCGACGGGGCCCGGGTCCTCGCGATCGATCCCCACGGACCGAGCCGGAAGCAGGCCCTGGCCTTCGGCGCCGCCGACGCTCTCGACCCGCTGGCCGGCGATCCGGTCGCGCGGGTGCTCGCGGCGACCGGGGGCGAGGGCTGCCACGCCGTGATCGACACGGTCGGCGACGAGCACACGCCGGGGCGGTCCGTCCGCATGGCGCGGACGCGCGGCCGGGTGGTCCTGGTCGGCTACACGGGCAGGCCGGCCACCCTGGACGTGCTCGACGTCGTCGTCCGCGAGACCGAGATCCGGGGCTCCGTCGGCGCCACCCTCGCCGACGCCCGTACCGTCATGGCGATGGCCGCCGAGGGCCTGATCCACGGCCGCGTCGACGCGGAGTACCCCCTCGGCGAGGTCAACACCGCGCTGGCCCGCCTCGCCGCCGGCGACGTCACCGGACGCCTGGTCATCACGCCCTGA
- a CDS encoding AfsR/SARP family transcriptional regulator has product MCTPSALKQRALLVLLLLSANTPVPTDRLIEGLWGERPPQAAGATLQMYVSGLRRALDPAHGAASRDPRHHPLLSTETGGYQMRLAPGELDLDRFRSLTSAGRRHLAAGRCQEAGTALRQALALWRGRPFSGMEHSGRLGSYRVRLEEEHLSALGDYIDVVLCRGESHEVVDVISELHELCASHPLRESFHEQLIRALCRVGRRADALMVYARVRGMMTAELGIEPGPGLKAAQLAALEGREPYGTGHPRCR; this is encoded by the coding sequence TTGTGCACACCCAGCGCCCTCAAGCAGCGGGCCCTGCTGGTCCTGTTACTGCTGTCCGCCAACACTCCCGTACCGACCGACCGGCTGATCGAGGGGCTGTGGGGGGAACGCCCGCCGCAGGCCGCAGGTGCGACGCTCCAGATGTACGTTTCCGGCCTGCGCCGCGCCCTGGACCCCGCGCACGGCGCGGCCTCCCGTGACCCGCGGCACCACCCGCTGCTGAGCACCGAGACGGGCGGCTACCAGATGCGGCTGGCGCCCGGCGAACTGGACCTGGACCGCTTCCGCTCCCTCACCTCCGCCGGCCGCCGCCACCTCGCCGCCGGACGATGTCAGGAGGCGGGGACGGCACTCAGACAGGCCCTGGCGCTCTGGCGCGGGCGTCCGTTCTCCGGCATGGAACACTCCGGCCGGCTCGGCTCGTACCGAGTGCGCCTGGAGGAGGAACACCTCTCGGCACTCGGCGACTACATCGACGTCGTCCTGTGCCGGGGCGAGAGCCACGAAGTCGTGGATGTCATCAGTGAACTCCACGAGTTGTGCGCCTCCCACCCCCTGCGGGAGTCGTTCCACGAGCAGTTGATCCGCGCCCTGTGCCGCGTCGGCCGCCGCGCCGACGCGCTCATGGTCTACGCCCGGGTACGCGGCATGATGACCGCCGAGCTGGGCATAGAGCCGGGCCCCGGCCTCAAGGCGGCCCAACTCGCCGCCCTGGAAGGCCGCGAGCCCTACGGGACCGGGCATCCGCGCTGCCGATGA
- a CDS encoding thymidylate synthase, with protein sequence MDFETFHQAYPHLLRWLINEPAYRNAPRGHASREQLGVRFRLARADQRVPFVPARRVNIVFNFAESLWYLAGRDDLDFIAYYAPSIGQYSADGRRLTGTAYGRALFGAAEGRPDQWPLVVETLREDPDSKRAVIQIFRGEELAVLANPDVSCTLGLQFLLRDGALHAVGFMRANDVYRGMTSDVFSFTLLQEMLARELGVPVGSYVHQVGSLHLYDPDHDRAVEVLADPASGEAPPWEFPAMPTGDNWPWVREVLVVEEQLRLGRHTFADDGTGVDALGLPPYWTQVVDLFEIHRRIRGKERVGEEQLSRLSPMYRRLVEQRWPAAVSASTPAAV encoded by the coding sequence GTGGACTTTGAAACCTTCCATCAGGCGTACCCGCACCTGCTGCGGTGGCTGATCAACGAGCCCGCGTACCGCAACGCGCCCCGGGGCCACGCGAGTCGTGAACAGCTCGGCGTACGCTTCCGGCTCGCGCGCGCCGACCAGCGGGTGCCGTTCGTGCCCGCCCGGCGCGTCAACATCGTCTTCAACTTCGCCGAGTCCCTTTGGTACTTGGCCGGCCGGGACGACCTCGACTTCATCGCGTACTACGCCCCCAGCATCGGCCAGTACTCCGCCGACGGGCGCCGCCTGACCGGAACCGCCTACGGCCGCGCCCTCTTCGGCGCCGCCGAGGGCCGCCCCGACCAGTGGCCGCTCGTCGTGGAGACCCTCCGCGAGGACCCCGACTCCAAGCGGGCCGTCATCCAGATCTTCCGCGGCGAGGAACTGGCCGTACTCGCCAACCCGGACGTCTCCTGCACCCTCGGCCTCCAGTTCCTCCTGCGCGACGGCGCGCTGCACGCGGTCGGCTTCATGCGGGCCAACGACGTCTACCGGGGCATGACCAGTGACGTCTTCTCCTTCACCCTCCTCCAGGAGATGCTCGCGAGGGAACTCGGCGTCCCTGTCGGCTCGTACGTCCACCAGGTGGGCTCCCTCCACCTGTACGACCCGGATCACGACCGCGCCGTGGAGGTGCTGGCCGACCCGGCCTCCGGCGAGGCACCGCCGTGGGAGTTCCCCGCCATGCCGACGGGCGACAACTGGCCCTGGGTACGTGAAGTCCTCGTCGTGGAGGAGCAGTTGCGCCTCGGCCGCCACACGTTCGCCGACGACGGTACGGGCGTGGACGCGCTCGGGCTGCCGCCGTACTGGACGCAGGTGGTCGACCTGTTCGAGATCCACCGGCGGATCCGCGGCAAGGAACGGGTCGGTGAGGAGCAGTTGAGCCGGCTGTCCCCGATGTACCGGCGCCTGGTCGAACAGCGTTGGCCCGCAGCGGTTTCCGCCTCCACTCCCGCCGCCGTCTGA
- a CDS encoding S-type pyocin domain-containing protein, whose translation MRVEENHSTDDVIAFLRPQETAESVAARRAVPDTALETDASPATVLKAERGIINTGTVHGGQHVTTIELPGHVNGGADGDI comes from the coding sequence ATGCGAGTAGAAGAGAATCACAGTACGGACGACGTCATCGCGTTCCTCCGACCGCAGGAGACCGCGGAGTCGGTGGCCGCCCGTCGCGCGGTGCCGGACACGGCCCTTGAGACGGACGCCTCCCCGGCGACGGTCCTGAAGGCCGAACGCGGGATCATCAACACCGGCACCGTCCACGGCGGGCAGCACGTCACCACCATCGAGCTTCCCGGCCACGTCAACGGTGGAGCTGATGGGGACATCTGA
- a CDS encoding DNA-binding protein, whose product MTDRVETPLTFREIFNLPVSVNLRTAARAFGMCLGTAYRLVAQDAFPCPTVRVGRRHRVLTVDLLSALGIEERPVFADEVADGVALTLFD is encoded by the coding sequence ATGACCGACCGCGTCGAGACGCCCCTCACCTTCCGCGAGATCTTCAACCTTCCGGTCAGCGTCAATCTGCGAACGGCGGCCAGGGCTTTCGGAATGTGCCTGGGTACGGCCTACCGGCTGGTGGCCCAGGATGCCTTCCCCTGCCCCACTGTGCGCGTGGGCCGACGCCACCGCGTGCTCACCGTGGACCTCCTGAGCGCACTGGGCATCGAGGAACGCCCGGTCTTCGCTGACGAGGTAGCCGACGGAGTGGCGCTCACTCTCTTCGACTGA
- a CDS encoding class I SAM-dependent methyltransferase encodes MNPSTGTGTGTGTGTSTSTSTSTSTQWKETAGIADGFDAYDDLPERLIGYPAVFGAVGIGSPGVRTVLDYGCGPGKVAARIVAASEAVRVVAADIAPRMLDIARSRRAHPRVNYQQIDSGKLLSLADHSVDAALSCYVFINVGELAVLREIATEIHRVLRPGARYAVLDTNPATTGVRFSTFRSGEPGRTYRAGERRQVLLDQPGGAPPLELVDHHWPRETYLDVLGEAGFTDLRVEEPVLADPSRLPTPAGDTPAEATQPPFLIVTGAKQ; translated from the coding sequence ATGAATCCCAGCACCGGCACCGGCACCGGCACCGGCACCGGCACCAGCACCAGCACCAGCACCAGCACCAGCACCCAATGGAAGGAGACAGCCGGCATCGCCGACGGTTTCGACGCGTACGACGACCTCCCCGAGCGCCTGATCGGCTACCCCGCCGTCTTCGGCGCGGTGGGCATCGGCTCGCCCGGGGTGCGCACCGTCCTCGACTACGGCTGCGGGCCGGGGAAGGTCGCCGCGCGCATCGTCGCGGCGTCCGAGGCCGTCCGCGTCGTGGCGGCGGACATCGCCCCGCGCATGCTGGACATCGCGCGCTCCCGGCGTGCGCACCCGCGCGTCAACTACCAACAGATCGACAGCGGCAAGCTGTTGTCGCTCGCCGACCACTCCGTGGACGCGGCCCTGTCGTGCTATGTCTTCATCAACGTCGGCGAACTCGCCGTCCTGCGCGAGATCGCCACCGAGATCCACCGCGTCCTGCGGCCCGGTGCCCGTTACGCGGTCCTCGACACCAACCCCGCCACCACGGGCGTCCGCTTCTCCACCTTCCGCAGCGGGGAGCCGGGCCGTACCTACCGCGCGGGCGAACGCCGGCAGGTCCTGCTGGACCAGCCGGGCGGAGCCCCGCCGCTGGAACTGGTCGACCACCACTGGCCGCGCGAGACCTATCTCGACGTCCTCGGGGAGGCCGGCTTCACGGACCTGCGCGTCGAGGAGCCCGTACTCGCCGATCCGTCCCGGCTGCCCACCCCGGCCGGCGACACCCCGGCGGAAGCGACTCAGCCCCCTTTCCTCATCGTCACAGGAGCAAAACAATGA
- a CDS encoding aldo/keto reductase, with amino-acid sequence MKTFTLPGTDILAPNVVLGLMRITDKTDDEIRELVRTARDAGIDFVDHADVYGGELHHCERRFAEALALTPSQRDEITIQTKAGIVTDGPYYDFSYEHIVKSVEGSLAALRTDRIDILLLHRPDALVEPEEVARAFDELASAGKVRAFGVSNQTPRQIDLLRKYVRQPIVANQLQLSITHEPIIAQGVATNMLAEQQAVTLDGGGIVDYCRLHDITIQAWSPFQAGFFTGVFLGSPDYPELNAVIDRLARQYDVPAIAIATAWITRHPAQMQVVLGTTSPERVAGAAQGSDLPLTRAEWYELFRAAGHLVP; translated from the coding sequence GTGAAGACCTTCACCCTGCCCGGCACCGACATCCTCGCCCCGAACGTCGTGCTCGGCTTGATGCGTATCACCGACAAGACCGACGACGAGATCCGCGAACTCGTCCGCACCGCGCGCGACGCGGGCATCGACTTCGTCGACCACGCAGACGTCTACGGCGGCGAACTGCACCACTGTGAACGCCGCTTCGCCGAGGCGCTGGCGCTGACCCCGTCGCAGCGCGACGAGATCACGATCCAGACCAAGGCGGGAATCGTCACGGACGGGCCGTACTACGACTTCTCGTACGAGCACATCGTCAAATCGGTCGAGGGCTCACTCGCGGCCCTGCGGACCGACCGCATCGACATCCTGCTCCTGCACCGCCCCGACGCGCTGGTCGAGCCCGAAGAGGTCGCCCGCGCCTTCGACGAGCTCGCGTCCGCCGGCAAGGTGCGCGCCTTCGGTGTCTCGAACCAGACCCCGCGTCAGATCGACCTGCTGCGCAAGTACGTACGCCAGCCCATCGTGGCCAACCAGCTCCAGCTCTCGATCACCCACGAGCCGATCATCGCCCAGGGCGTCGCCACGAACATGCTCGCCGAGCAGCAGGCGGTCACCCTCGACGGCGGGGGGATCGTCGACTACTGCCGTCTGCACGACATCACCATCCAGGCGTGGTCCCCCTTCCAGGCGGGCTTCTTCACGGGTGTCTTCCTCGGCTCGCCGGACTACCCCGAGCTGAACGCCGTCATCGACCGTCTCGCCCGTCAGTACGACGTCCCCGCCATCGCGATCGCGACCGCCTGGATCACCCGCCACCCCGCCCAGATGCAGGTCGTGCTGGGCACCACCAGCCCGGAGCGCGTCGCGGGCGCCGCCCAGGGCTCCGACCTTCCGCTCACCCGGGCGGAGTGGTACGAACTGTTCCGCGCCGCGGGCCACCTCGTTCCCTGA
- a CDS encoding DUF6461 domain-containing protein, which produces MSDGIQWMAGTTTSSGWMLDVHFARGIDAEELAVRMGASRGAAAGPMTDAEMADLDVDGFPDRGPGGAVVRVGEHAGWAFALLYGAYLNRLEEVSRDGVEAVRHHHNSEHPPTTVLYARDGRTVCGFGLCEERHRYGQEPDLLLPDLVAAGTLNPDGETYRVVGVDDYDDRRRRGLAVFEERFGLSLPRTVLTEDALPVYAVTGSPAPDFAEVSAWAAADGRPLPDGRLGLIPAGLRRDYERAAEVW; this is translated from the coding sequence GTGAGCGACGGTATTCAGTGGATGGCCGGCACGACGACAAGTTCCGGGTGGATGCTGGATGTGCACTTCGCACGCGGCATCGACGCGGAGGAGCTGGCGGTGCGTATGGGGGCGTCGCGCGGGGCGGCGGCGGGACCGATGACCGACGCCGAGATGGCCGACCTCGACGTCGACGGCTTCCCCGACCGTGGGCCGGGCGGCGCCGTGGTCCGCGTCGGCGAACACGCGGGCTGGGCGTTCGCCCTCCTGTACGGCGCCTACCTCAACCGGCTGGAGGAGGTCTCGCGCGACGGCGTGGAAGCGGTCCGCCACCACCACAACTCGGAGCATCCGCCCACCACCGTCCTGTACGCGCGCGACGGCCGTACCGTCTGCGGATTCGGGCTGTGCGAGGAGCGCCACCGCTATGGCCAGGAGCCTGATCTGCTCCTGCCCGACCTCGTGGCCGCCGGGACCCTGAACCCGGATGGAGAGACCTACCGCGTCGTCGGCGTCGACGACTACGACGATCGCAGGCGCCGCGGCTTGGCCGTCTTCGAGGAGCGCTTCGGGCTCTCGCTGCCGCGTACCGTACTCACCGAAGACGCTCTTCCCGTGTACGCGGTCACGGGCTCACCGGCGCCCGACTTCGCGGAGGTCTCCGCGTGGGCTGCGGCTGACGGCAGGCCTCTTCCCGACGGGCGCCTGGGCCTGATTCCGGCCGGGCTGCGCAGGGACTACGAGCGGGCCGCCGAGGTTTGGTAG
- a CDS encoding Crp/Fnr family transcriptional regulator, with translation MSEDYPLSLSPLRALVPHEEWVELTRYTNHTYLAGRVLLRQGEEGTHVLALVSGLVKVVRTDRDGRQRLLAFRGPGEILGEMALQGVGVRMASVWTISKCKAALVPGEDFRRFVENHRLAYPLAVMASRRLLEQTEIHDGAVHERLAVALLRLVEVSGGERSFDLTREDLAQHIGVGRKAVSKALERLGQDLVEAGKRRIEVIGVEGLREMIAGHATPVRDVLHVTPRPVLRRRTFPRSL, from the coding sequence ATGAGCGAAGATTACCCCCTCTCGCTGTCGCCTCTTCGTGCTCTGGTGCCGCACGAGGAGTGGGTCGAGCTGACGCGATATACGAACCACACCTACCTGGCCGGACGAGTGCTGCTGCGCCAAGGCGAAGAGGGTACTCACGTACTCGCACTGGTCAGTGGGTTGGTGAAAGTCGTTCGAACCGACCGCGACGGGCGGCAGCGGCTGCTCGCCTTCCGCGGGCCCGGCGAGATCCTGGGCGAGATGGCGCTTCAGGGTGTGGGTGTGCGAATGGCCAGTGTGTGGACAATAAGCAAATGCAAAGCAGCTCTCGTCCCTGGAGAGGATTTCAGGCGCTTCGTGGAAAATCACCGGCTCGCCTATCCGCTCGCCGTGATGGCCTCCCGTCGTCTGCTGGAGCAGACCGAGATCCATGACGGGGCCGTGCACGAGCGGCTCGCCGTGGCCCTGCTTCGTCTGGTCGAGGTGTCTGGCGGAGAGCGATCCTTCGACCTCACCAGGGAAGACCTGGCACAGCACATCGGTGTGGGCCGCAAGGCCGTCAGTAAGGCGCTGGAGCGGCTCGGCCAGGATCTAGTGGAGGCCGGGAAACGCCGGATCGAAGTGATCGGGGTGGAAGGGCTGCGCGAGATGATCGCCGGCCATGCCACCCCGGTACGCGATGTGCTCCACGTCACTCCTCGTCCGGTCCTGCGGCGCCGAACGTTTCCGCGCTCACTGTGA
- a CDS encoding phosphotransferase family protein: MDEVKVIVAHSERATLRVGDVFLKVDADQARIDVEVEAMGLVPVPTPKVLWREPPVLAIAAVRGTALGLLGEPSAASSAAWAAAGAAVRRLHDAPLPSRAGGAGRDPVELAADLDAECERLVTNGVLPADLVTRNREVAEAAFRPWTPAFTHGDLQITHVFTEDDEVTGIIDWSEAGRGDPLYDLATLTLGHEERLGDVLAGYGTDVDLDVIRAWWSVRSLLVVRWLAGHGFDPFAPGCEVDVLRSRMPRT; this comes from the coding sequence ATGGATGAGGTCAAAGTCATCGTCGCCCACTCCGAGCGCGCGACCCTGCGCGTCGGCGACGTGTTCCTGAAGGTCGACGCCGATCAGGCGCGTATCGACGTCGAGGTAGAGGCGATGGGCCTCGTGCCGGTCCCGACCCCAAAGGTCCTGTGGCGCGAACCGCCCGTGCTGGCGATCGCCGCGGTGCGGGGGACGGCGCTCGGCCTCCTCGGCGAGCCGTCGGCCGCGTCATCGGCGGCATGGGCCGCGGCGGGCGCCGCCGTCCGGCGGCTGCACGACGCGCCGTTGCCGTCCCGGGCCGGCGGGGCCGGCCGGGACCCGGTCGAGCTGGCGGCGGACCTCGACGCCGAGTGCGAACGGCTCGTGACGAACGGCGTCCTGCCCGCCGACCTGGTCACCCGCAACCGCGAGGTCGCCGAGGCCGCGTTCCGGCCGTGGACTCCGGCCTTCACGCACGGCGACCTCCAGATCACCCACGTCTTCACCGAGGACGACGAGGTCACCGGCATCATCGACTGGTCCGAGGCGGGCCGGGGCGATCCCCTCTACGACCTCGCCACCCTCACGCTCGGACACGAGGAGCGCCTCGGCGACGTCCTCGCGGGCTACGGCACCGACGTCGACCTCGACGTGATCCGCGCGTGGTGGTCGGTCCGCAGCCTGCTGGTGGTCCGCTGGCTGGCCGGGCACGGCTTCGACCCGTTCGCGCCGGGCTGCGAGGTCGACGTGCTGAGATCCCGGATGCCCCGGACCTGA